A single Mangifera indica cultivar Alphonso chromosome 20, CATAS_Mindica_2.1, whole genome shotgun sequence DNA region contains:
- the LOC123204808 gene encoding beta-glucosidase 24-like produces MASSPSLLARLRILATTFALFSCLLPVQAVGEVGLFSNLDELNTFDTKALNLKRSEFASDFAFGVATSAPQIEGSTKSGGKGQSVWDYFVEKNPEKIDDRGTLDAIDSYRRYKEDVKMLKELGVNYYRFSISWPRILPNGSLSGGVNQEGIDHYNSLINELITNGITPFVTLFHFDLPQSLQEKYGGPLSRSFIDDFSDYSDVCFKAFGDRIKNWITINEPLIIARFGHDIGFAPPCRCSDRKLCSQGNSTTEPYIVSHNLLLAHATAVKLYRNKYQPTQLGQIGISLVAQYYEPYSSSVDDTAAAKRAMDFELGWYMEPLVFGEYPKIMEKIVNQRLPSFSIEEKILMKRSFDFIGINYYTSRYAKNIPIDFQAPPISSIDDRFVTELVANNVSLIGPKAEGSTYIYVYPVGLEKILVWMHKVYRRPVIYITENGIPEKRNDSLPLNVSLEDSFRISFVRQHLHWTKKAIQLGVNVKGYFYWNAFDDFEWREGFNPRFGLYYVDYIRNLTRLPKLSATWFRGFLQGN; encoded by the exons ATGGCCTCTTCACCATCTTTATTGGCTCGACTCCGAATCTTAGCAACTacttttgctttattttcttGCTTATTGCCTGTGCAGGCTGTCGGAG AGGTGggattattttcaaatttggatGAACTAAATACCTTCGATACCAAGGCATTGAATCTTAAGAGATCCGAGTTTGCAAGTGATTTTGCATTTGGCGTTGCAACATCTGCTCCACAG ATAGAAGGATCAACAAAATCCGGAGGTAAAGGACAAAGTGTTTGGGATTACTTCGTAGAGAAAAACCCAG AAAAAATTGATGATCGTGGTACGTTGGATGCCATTGATTCATATAGACGGTACAAG GAAGATGTGAAGATGTTGAAGGAGCTTGGTGtaaattattatagattttcCATTTCTTGGCCCAGGATTCTACCca aTGGATCGTTGAGTGGCGGAGTAAATCAAGAGGGTATTGATCACTACAATAGTCTAATCAATGAATTAATTACAAATG gcaTCACACCTTTTGTGACTTTGTTTCACTTCGATTTACCACAAAGCCTACAAGAGAAATATGGTGGCCCCTTAAGTCGTTCGTTTAT tGATGATTTCAGTGACTATTCTGATGTATGCTTCAAGGCATTTGGAGATAGAATTAAAAATTGGATTACAATAAACGAGCCGCTGATTATAGCAAGATTCGGTCATGACATTGGGTTTGCTCCTCCATGCAGATGTTCCGATAGAAAACTGTGTTCTCAAGGTAATTCAACCACAGAACCTTATATTGTAAGCCACAACCTTCTACTCGCCCATGCAACAGCCGTCAAATTATACAGAAACAAGTACCAACCAACACAATTAGGACAAATTGGAATCAGCCTTGTGGCACAATATTATGAACCTTATTCTAGTTCAGTAGACGATACTGCCGCAGCAAAAAGAGCGATGGACTTTGAGTTAGGATG GTATATGGAACCTCTAGTATTTGGAGAGTATCctaaaattatggaaaaaataGTGAATCAAAGGCTACCCAGTTTCAGCATTGAAGAGAAAATactgatgaagagatcttttgATTTCATTGGTATCAATTATTATACTTCAAGGTATGCCAAGAACATCCCCATCGATTTCCAAGCTCCACCAATCAGCTCTATTGACGATAGATTCGTAACTGAATTAG TGGCAAATAATGTATCTCTTATTGGACCAAAG GCTGAAGGAAGCACATACATTTACGTTTATCCAGTTGGGCTAGAGAAAATATTAGTATGGATGCATAAAGTTTACAGAAGGCCAGTAATATACATTACTGAGAATG GGATTCCTGAGAAACGAAACGATAGCCTTCCACTCAATGTTTCATTGGAAGATTCATTTCGGATTAGTTTTGTTCGTCAACATTTGCATTGGACCAAAAAAGCAATTCa GTTAGGAGTAAACGTGAAAGGGTACTTTTATTGGAATgcatttgatgattttgaatggAGGGAGGGTTTCAATCCCAGGTTTGGACTTTATTATGTGGATTACATAAGAAATCTCACTCGTCTCCCCAAACTCTCTGCCACTTGGTTCCGAGGTTTTCTCCAAGGAAATTAA